One part of the Arcanobacterium phocisimile genome encodes these proteins:
- the era gene encoding GTPase Era, with amino-acid sequence MSDSMIHDWPEDFRAGFISIVGRPNAGKSTLTNALVGQKIVITANQPETTRRIVRGIVHRDAGQLVLVDTPGLHRPRTLLGERLNDMVRDSLEGVDGALMCLPADEKIGPGDKFLLRELAEAHVPIFAAVTKVDKITRDALANKLIEVSQLHDFVEIIPVSAVAGEQVELLADVLLGHMPISPPLYPVDTVTDESDEAMIAEFIREAALTDVREELPHSIAVVVEEMIEREAQPGSKKQPLLDIHAQIYVERPSQKGIIIGHGGQRLRKVGQEARKNIERLLGRKIFLDLHVKVAKDWQRDPKQLGRLGF; translated from the coding sequence ATGAGTGATTCTATGATTCATGACTGGCCGGAGGATTTCCGAGCTGGTTTTATCTCCATCGTTGGTCGGCCAAATGCCGGTAAGTCAACGTTAACTAATGCCTTGGTGGGACAAAAGATCGTCATTACTGCCAACCAGCCCGAAACCACTCGGCGTATCGTGCGAGGTATTGTCCATCGGGACGCTGGCCAGCTGGTGTTGGTTGATACGCCCGGATTACATCGGCCACGAACTCTGCTCGGTGAACGATTGAACGATATGGTTCGCGATTCGCTTGAAGGAGTAGACGGAGCCCTCATGTGTTTGCCGGCTGATGAAAAAATTGGGCCCGGTGACAAATTCTTATTGCGTGAACTCGCCGAAGCACATGTCCCGATTTTTGCTGCAGTGACCAAAGTAGACAAAATTACGCGCGACGCCCTCGCAAACAAACTTATTGAGGTTAGCCAGCTACATGATTTCGTCGAAATCATCCCTGTCAGTGCAGTAGCCGGTGAACAAGTAGAATTACTCGCCGATGTGCTTTTAGGTCACATGCCGATATCTCCGCCGCTGTATCCGGTTGATACGGTTACTGACGAATCAGATGAGGCAATGATCGCCGAGTTCATTCGTGAAGCAGCGTTAACCGACGTGCGCGAAGAACTACCGCACTCGATCGCCGTCGTCGTCGAAGAAATGATCGAACGCGAAGCGCAACCCGGGTCGAAGAAACAGCCCTTGCTCGACATTCACGCCCAAATCTACGTCGAACGACCATCGCAAAAAGGTATTATCATCGGCCATGGCGGTCAGCGGTTACGCAAAGTGGGCCAAGAGGCGCGGAAAAATATTGAGAGGCTCCTTGGGCGCAAGATCTTCCTTGATCTGCACGTTAAAGTTGCTAAAGACTGGCAGCGCGATCCCAAACAGCTTGGTCGTCTAGGATTCTAG
- a CDS encoding hemolysin family protein encodes MSEIYSVPIPIVLTIAATCALLAAGGALMLSALSRITHAQVSEAEQEGQSVKFVSYIVSNRLAAITAVTAVRSGILVLLGATLMVLVGLVVHNLVLDLVGVVVAMITTLGVTNMLIPPTLGFKYPVRTVRFGGRLLWLLTKLGTAFVSRRDSDEETKDNDDDQRNYMVERVSESEALEDEEREIVRSVFELSDTLVREVMVPRPDMITINVDETLEHAVSLFNRSGFSRVPVISEDSDDVVGILYLKDVVRKIHRKMNHDDLLVSDVMREPVFVPETTMADDVFRGMRADAKHMALAVDEYGGIAGLVTIEDILEEIVGDMVDEHDHAEPEVEEISPGVFRVPARLPADELGELFGIRIDDDDVETAGGLLTKALGRIPIIGSQAEAYGVLMCADRFEGRRKRLQTLIANRVEPEEDKTDE; translated from the coding sequence GTGTCTGAAATATACTCGGTTCCGATACCGATCGTACTGACGATTGCTGCGACCTGTGCGCTGTTAGCTGCCGGGGGCGCGCTCATGCTCTCGGCGCTTTCACGCATTACTCACGCCCAGGTTTCTGAGGCAGAGCAAGAGGGCCAGTCGGTGAAGTTCGTATCCTACATCGTCTCCAACCGGCTTGCTGCGATCACCGCAGTGACTGCCGTGCGTTCTGGAATCCTGGTGCTCCTTGGCGCTACCTTGATGGTGCTGGTTGGATTGGTAGTCCACAACCTGGTCTTGGACCTGGTAGGTGTGGTGGTCGCTATGATTACCACGCTCGGCGTAACGAACATGTTGATTCCACCAACCTTAGGATTTAAATATCCAGTGCGTACGGTACGTTTCGGTGGCCGGCTATTGTGGCTTTTGACCAAACTCGGTACTGCTTTTGTTTCTCGCCGAGACTCGGATGAAGAAACGAAAGATAACGACGACGATCAACGTAACTATATGGTCGAGCGCGTCTCAGAATCGGAGGCGCTAGAAGACGAAGAGCGCGAGATCGTGCGCTCGGTGTTCGAGCTTTCTGATACGTTGGTGCGTGAGGTGATGGTTCCGCGTCCAGACATGATCACAATCAACGTCGACGAAACCTTAGAACATGCGGTTTCGCTATTCAATCGCTCCGGGTTCTCCCGCGTTCCAGTGATTTCTGAAGATTCGGACGACGTTGTTGGCATTTTGTACCTCAAAGACGTTGTTCGCAAGATTCACCGCAAAATGAACCACGATGATTTGCTCGTCAGTGACGTAATGCGTGAACCGGTGTTCGTTCCCGAAACGACGATGGCAGATGACGTCTTTCGCGGAATGCGCGCCGATGCGAAGCATATGGCTCTCGCCGTTGATGAATATGGCGGTATTGCTGGCCTAGTCACGATTGAAGATATCTTGGAAGAGATCGTTGGTGACATGGTCGACGAACACGACCACGCCGAACCAGAAGTTGAAGAGATTTCCCCAGGCGTATTCCGGGTACCTGCTAGACTTCCAGCAGATGAGCTCGGTGAACTGTTCGGTATCCGGATCGATGATGACGACGTCGAAACTGCGGGCGGTTTACTCACTAAAGCGCTTGGACGAATTCCGATTATCGGATCGCAAGCCGAAGCATATGGCGTGCTCATGTGCGCCGATCGCTTCGAAGGTCGACGCAAGCGCCTACAAACACTTATTGCTAATCGGGTCGAACCAGAAGAGGATAAAACAGATGAGTGA
- the ybeY gene encoding rRNA maturation RNase YbeY translates to MIEVNDESGFHPAPVLDEVSELATWVLDDLRVHPQADLSIVMLDEEAMAALHVEWMDLEGPTDVMSFPMDELRPTPLGEEPRPGMLGDIAICPQVAARQALAAGHNTMEEILLLTTHGILHLLGYDHAEEDEKKEMFELQRRLLLTFLARRPRDPSDPRASIDDIAPTVE, encoded by the coding sequence ATGATTGAGGTTAATGATGAATCTGGTTTTCATCCAGCGCCAGTGCTCGACGAAGTCTCCGAGCTCGCAACCTGGGTTCTTGACGATTTGCGGGTGCACCCACAAGCAGATTTATCCATCGTGATGCTTGACGAAGAAGCGATGGCTGCCTTGCATGTGGAATGGATGGATCTCGAAGGTCCAACCGATGTGATGTCGTTCCCGATGGACGAATTACGTCCAACTCCGTTGGGCGAAGAACCACGCCCAGGCATGCTTGGTGATATCGCGATTTGTCCGCAGGTTGCTGCCCGGCAAGCCTTGGCGGCGGGCCACAATACAATGGAAGAGATCTTGTTGCTCACCACGCACGGAATCCTACATCTTCTTGGCTATGATCATGCCGAGGAAGATGAAAAGAAAGAAATGTTTGAACTCCAACGTCGTTTGTTGTTAACCTTCTTGGCACGTCGCCCGCGCGACCCAAGCGATCCGCGGGCATCAATTGATGACATTGCCCCGACTGTGGAGTGA
- a CDS encoding PhoH family protein: MTTSHIVTVPERIPMINVLGQRDDVLRVLEKGLAPAQLHVRGREIRITGPQPTIDVARDLLSELISVAATGQHLTTDAVKRALKLTAEGLHRPTDVLTTDILTARGKTIRPKTLGQKEYVDAIDENTIVFGIGPAGTGKTYLAMAKAVVALQTNQVKRIIMTRPVVEAGESLGYLPGSLNDKIDPYMRPLYDALYDMIDPEAIPKLLAAGTIEVAPLAYMRGRTLNDAFVILDEAQNTTPEQMKMFLTRLGFNSKIVVTGDLTQVDLPRNAKSGLGIVRRILRNVDHIKFSELGAADVVRHRLVSDIIDAYARYAGEDTHD, encoded by the coding sequence TCTTGCGCGTGCTGGAAAAGGGTCTAGCCCCAGCACAGCTACACGTCCGTGGGCGCGAAATCCGGATTACTGGACCTCAGCCAACGATTGATGTGGCACGCGATCTGCTCAGTGAACTCATTTCAGTTGCCGCCACTGGGCAGCATTTGACCACCGATGCAGTCAAGCGGGCCCTGAAACTGACCGCCGAAGGTCTTCATCGCCCAACCGATGTGCTCACCACAGATATCCTGACCGCACGCGGGAAAACCATTCGCCCGAAAACCCTCGGACAGAAAGAGTACGTGGATGCCATTGATGAAAATACTATCGTTTTTGGTATTGGCCCAGCCGGTACTGGAAAAACGTATTTGGCGATGGCGAAGGCCGTGGTTGCGTTGCAAACCAATCAAGTCAAGCGCATTATCATGACCCGTCCGGTAGTTGAAGCAGGCGAGTCACTCGGATATCTACCTGGCTCTCTCAACGACAAAATCGATCCGTATATGCGTCCGCTCTACGATGCGCTCTATGACATGATCGATCCCGAAGCAATCCCGAAGCTCCTGGCAGCTGGCACGATCGAGGTTGCGCCACTGGCCTACATGCGTGGACGAACCCTCAACGATGCGTTCGTGATCTTAGACGAAGCGCAAAACACCACCCCGGAGCAGATGAAAATGTTCCTCACCCGGTTAGGTTTCAATTCCAAGATTGTGGTCACCGGAGATCTCACTCAGGTCGATTTGCCACGCAACGCGAAATCCGGATTGGGAATCGTCCGCCGGATTTTGCGCAACGTTGACCACATCAAATTCAGTGAGCTCGGCGCAGCTGACGTGGTTCGCCATCGTCTGGTATCCGATATTATTGACGCCTATGCTCGTTACGCAGGGGAGGACACCCATGATTGA